The Trichocoleus desertorum ATA4-8-CV12 genome window below encodes:
- a CDS encoding AarF/ABC1/UbiB kinase family protein yields the protein MTITGWLRRGTRKEKVYRWSRDKYSHRRRFVDIWSFVLTLLTSLWLNDKAWSYRGGITEAKKVARRRNQAIWIRETLLDLGPTFIKVGQLFSTRADLFPSEYVEELSKLQDRVPAFSYEQVEAIIEQDLGKQVHELYRSFDPIPLAAASLGQVHKAQLHSGEEVVAKVQRPALRQLFEIDLRILKGITRYFQNHPEWGRGRDWLGIYEECCRILWEEIDYLNEGRNADTFRRNFRNEDWVCVPRVYWRYTSPRVLTLEYAPGIKISHYEAIEAAGLDRRNLAQLGARAYLQQLLNDGFFHADPHPGNIAVSPDGSLIFYDFGMMGRIQPITREKLLDTFFGIAQKDADRVVTSLVALGALSPVEDMGPVRRSVQYMLDHFMDQPFENQSVSEISDDLYEIAYDQPFRFPATFTFVMRAFSTLEGVGKGLDPDFNFMEVARPFAMQIMSNGNSSPENSILSELGRQAAQVSSTAFGLPRRLEDTLEKIERGDLRVRVRSTETDRVIRRLSSVNIGTNYTLLVSAFTLSATILYVSGHVWLALLVALGAAAIAFALIRLLMRLDRFDRML from the coding sequence ATGACGATTACAGGGTGGCTCCGCCGAGGCACCCGTAAGGAAAAAGTCTACCGCTGGAGTCGTGACAAGTACTCCCATCGTCGTCGCTTTGTAGACATTTGGTCTTTTGTTCTCACCCTATTGACCTCGCTCTGGCTCAATGACAAAGCCTGGAGCTATCGGGGAGGCATAACCGAAGCTAAAAAAGTTGCCAGACGGCGAAATCAAGCAATATGGATTCGAGAAACCCTGCTGGATTTAGGGCCAACCTTTATTAAAGTCGGACAGTTGTTCTCAACGCGAGCGGATTTGTTTCCCTCTGAATACGTTGAGGAGTTGTCTAAGCTCCAAGACCGAGTACCTGCCTTCAGCTACGAGCAAGTTGAAGCAATCATTGAGCAGGACTTGGGGAAACAGGTGCATGAGCTTTACCGCAGTTTTGACCCTATTCCCCTTGCAGCGGCTAGCTTGGGCCAAGTGCATAAAGCCCAGTTACACTCTGGCGAAGAAGTCGTCGCTAAAGTGCAACGTCCAGCTTTGCGACAGTTATTTGAAATCGATTTACGAATTCTCAAAGGAATCACCCGTTACTTCCAAAACCATCCAGAGTGGGGCCGAGGCCGAGATTGGCTAGGTATCTACGAAGAGTGTTGTCGGATTCTTTGGGAGGAAATCGATTACCTCAACGAAGGACGTAACGCGGATACGTTTCGGCGTAACTTCCGCAACGAGGATTGGGTGTGTGTGCCTCGGGTTTATTGGCGTTACACTTCTCCCCGTGTCCTGACTTTAGAATATGCTCCTGGCATCAAAATCAGCCATTACGAAGCGATAGAAGCGGCAGGGCTCGATCGCCGGAATCTAGCGCAGTTGGGAGCAAGAGCTTATTTGCAACAACTGCTGAATGATGGCTTTTTCCATGCCGATCCTCATCCAGGTAATATTGCCGTTAGCCCCGATGGCTCGTTAATCTTTTACGACTTCGGCATGATGGGCCGCATTCAACCGATTACTCGCGAGAAGCTACTCGATACATTTTTTGGCATTGCGCAAAAAGATGCCGATCGCGTGGTTACTTCGTTGGTAGCCCTGGGTGCTTTATCTCCGGTGGAGGACATGGGGCCTGTGCGCCGCTCCGTCCAGTACATGCTGGATCACTTCATGGATCAACCGTTTGAGAATCAATCGGTGAGCGAAATTAGTGATGATCTTTACGAGATCGCGTATGACCAACCCTTTCGCTTTCCAGCCACTTTTACCTTTGTGATGCGAGCTTTTTCTACCTTGGAAGGAGTAGGCAAAGGGTTAGATCCAGACTTTAACTTCATGGAGGTCGCAAGACCTTTTGCGATGCAGATTATGTCTAATGGCAACAGTTCTCCAGAAAACAGCATCCTGAGTGAATTAGGTCGTCAAGCAGCTCAAGTAAGTAGTACGGCTTTTGGATTGCCAAGGCGGCTTGAAGATACGCTAGAAAAAATAGAGCGGGGCGATTTACGAGTTAGAGTTCGTTCTACTGAGACCGACCGAGTCATTCGTCGTCTCAGCAGCGTTAATATAGGAACTAACTACACGTTACTGGTCAGTGCCTTTACACTTTCAGCCACTATCTTGTATGTTAGCGGTCATGTTTGGCTGGCGTTGCTAGTTGCCCTTGGTGCTGCTGCGATCGCCTTTGCCCTGATTCGCCTGTTAATGCGCCTCGATCGCTTTGATCGCATGTTGTAA